One part of the Vitis riparia cultivar Riparia Gloire de Montpellier isolate 1030 chromosome 8, EGFV_Vit.rip_1.0, whole genome shotgun sequence genome encodes these proteins:
- the LOC117920235 gene encoding ubiquitin carboxyl-terminal hydrolase 12-like isoform X1, producing the protein MEFNESQDLKNLKVAFHHATKDDVIIHNIRLPKQSTVGDVINELKTKVELSHPNAELRLLEVFYHKIYKIFPPSEKIENINDQYWTLRAEEIPEEEKNLGPHDRLIHVYHFTKETVQNQMQVQNFGEPFFLIIHEGETLAEVKERIQKKLQVPDEEFSKWKFAFLSLGRPEYLQDSHIVSSRFQTRDVYGAWEQYLGLEHSDTAPKRAYAANQVVHFRALERPKEDDFCLELSKLHNYDDVVERVARRLGLDDPSKIRLTSHNCYSQQPKPQPIKYRGVEHLSDMLVHYNQSSDILYYEVLDIPLPELQGWKNLKVAFHHATKDDVIIHNIRLPKQSTVGDVINELKTKVELSHPNAELRLLEVFSHKIYKIFPPSEKIENINDQYWTLRAEEIPEEEKNLGPHDRLIHVYHFTKETVQNQMQVQNFGEPFFLIIHEGETLAEVKERIQKKLQVPDEEFSKWKFAFLSLGRPEYLQDSHIVSSRFQTRDVYGAWEQYLGLEHSDTAPKRAYAANQPARKKSRRIFSFIAREQKGNTIQRKNRNS; encoded by the exons ATGGAGTTCAACG AATCGCAAGATCTGAAAAATCTGAAAGTTGCTTTTCATCATGCTACAAAGGATGAT GTGATAATTCACAATATTAGATTGCCTAAACAGAGTACTGTTGGAGATGTGATTAATGAACTTAAGACAAAG GTTGAGTTGTCTCATCCAAATGCAGAACTTAGACTGCTTGAAGTTTTCTATCACAAGATTTATAAG ATCTTTCCACCCAGTGAAAAAATCGAGAATATAAATGACCAATACTGGACACTCCGTGCAGAGGAG ATTccagaagaagagaagaatcTTGGTCCCCATGATCGCTTGATTCATGTTTACCACTTCACAAAGGAGACTGTACAGAATCAGATg CAAGTACAAAATTTTGGTGAACCCTTTTTCTTGATCATCCATGAAGGCGAAACTCTTGCTGAAGTTAAAGAGCGCATACAAAAGAAATTGCAGGTTCCGGATGAGGAATTTTCAAAG TGGAAGTTTGCTTTTCTATCACTGGGTCGTCCAGAGTACCTGCAGGATTCTCACATTGTGTCCAGCCGTTTTCAG ACAAGAGATGTTTATGGTGCTTGGGAACAGTACCTTGGGCTGGAGCACTCTGATACTGCTCCTAAAAGGGCTTATGCAGCAAATCAG GTTGTGCATTTTCGAGCTTTGGAGAGACCTAAGGAGGATGATTTCTGTCTAGAGTT GTCAAAGCTACACAATTATGATGATGTTGTGGAAAGAGTGGCTCGTAGACTTGGTTTGGATGATCCATCCAAAATCAGACTTACATCTCACAACTGCTATTCCCAGCAACCTAAGCCCCAACCAATTAAATATCGAGGTGTAGAGCATTTGTCAGACATGCTTGTGCATTACAATCAG AGTtctgatattttatattatgaagTTCTAGACATCCCTCTTCCAGAATTGCAAGGTTGGAAAAATCTGAAAGTTGCTTTTCATCATGCTACAAAGGATGAT GTGATAATTCACAATATTAGATTGCCTAAACAGAGTACTGTTGGAGATGTGATTAATGAACTTAAGACAAAG GTTGAGTTGTCTCATCCAAATGCAGAACTTAGACTGCTTGAAGTTTTCTCTCACAAGATTTATAAG ATCTTTCCACCCAGTGAAAAAATCGAGAATATAAATGACCAATACTGGACACTCCGTGCAGAGGAG ATTccagaagaagagaagaatcTTGGTCCCCATGATCGCTTGATTCATGTTTACCACTTCACAAAGGAGACTGTACAGAATCAGATg CAAGTACAAAATTTTGGTGAACCCTTTTTCTTGATCATCCATGAAGGCGAAACTCTTGCTGAAGTTAAAGAGCGCATACAAAAGAAATTGCAGGTTCCGGATGAGGAATTTTCAAAG TGGAAGTTTGCTTTTCTATCACTGGGTCGTCCAGAGTACCTGCAGGATTCTCACATTGTGTCCAGCCGTTTTCAG ACAAGAGATGTTTATGGTGCTTGGGAACAGTACCTTGGGCTGGAGCACTCTGATACTGCTCCTAAAAGGGCTTATGCAGCAAATCAG CCTGCGAGAAAGAAATCACGAAGGATTTTTTCGTTTATTGCAAGAGAACAAAAAGGCAAcacaatacaaagaaaaaacagaaa
- the LOC117920235 gene encoding ubiquitin carboxyl-terminal hydrolase 12-like isoform X3, with protein sequence MEFNESQDLKNLKVAFHHATKDDVIIHNIRLPKQSTVGDVINELKTKVELSHPNAELRLLEVFYHKIYKIFPPSEKIENINDQYWTLRAEEIPEEEKNLGPHDRLIHVYHFTKETVQNQMQVQNFGEPFFLIIHEGETLAEVKERIQKKLQVPDEEFSKWKFAFLSLGRPEYLQDSHIVSSRFQTRDVYGAWEQYLGLEHSDTAPKRAYAANQVVHFRALERPKEDDFCLELSKLHNYDDVVERVARRLGLDDPSKIRLTSHNCYSQQPKPQPIKYRGVEHLSDMLVHYNQSSDILYYEVLDIPLPELQGWKNLKVAFHHATKDDVIIHNIRLPKQSTVGDVINELKTKVELSHPNAELRLLEVFSHKIYKIFPPSEKIENINDQYWTLRAEEIPEEEKNLGPHDRLIHVYHFTKETVQNQMQVQNFGEPFFLIIHEGETLAEVKERIQKKLQVPDEEFSKWKFAFLSLGRPEYLQDSHIVSSRFQTRDVYGAWEQYLGLEHSDTAPKRAYAANQS encoded by the exons ATGGAGTTCAACG AATCGCAAGATCTGAAAAATCTGAAAGTTGCTTTTCATCATGCTACAAAGGATGAT GTGATAATTCACAATATTAGATTGCCTAAACAGAGTACTGTTGGAGATGTGATTAATGAACTTAAGACAAAG GTTGAGTTGTCTCATCCAAATGCAGAACTTAGACTGCTTGAAGTTTTCTATCACAAGATTTATAAG ATCTTTCCACCCAGTGAAAAAATCGAGAATATAAATGACCAATACTGGACACTCCGTGCAGAGGAG ATTccagaagaagagaagaatcTTGGTCCCCATGATCGCTTGATTCATGTTTACCACTTCACAAAGGAGACTGTACAGAATCAGATg CAAGTACAAAATTTTGGTGAACCCTTTTTCTTGATCATCCATGAAGGCGAAACTCTTGCTGAAGTTAAAGAGCGCATACAAAAGAAATTGCAGGTTCCGGATGAGGAATTTTCAAAG TGGAAGTTTGCTTTTCTATCACTGGGTCGTCCAGAGTACCTGCAGGATTCTCACATTGTGTCCAGCCGTTTTCAG ACAAGAGATGTTTATGGTGCTTGGGAACAGTACCTTGGGCTGGAGCACTCTGATACTGCTCCTAAAAGGGCTTATGCAGCAAATCAG GTTGTGCATTTTCGAGCTTTGGAGAGACCTAAGGAGGATGATTTCTGTCTAGAGTT GTCAAAGCTACACAATTATGATGATGTTGTGGAAAGAGTGGCTCGTAGACTTGGTTTGGATGATCCATCCAAAATCAGACTTACATCTCACAACTGCTATTCCCAGCAACCTAAGCCCCAACCAATTAAATATCGAGGTGTAGAGCATTTGTCAGACATGCTTGTGCATTACAATCAG AGTtctgatattttatattatgaagTTCTAGACATCCCTCTTCCAGAATTGCAAGGTTGGAAAAATCTGAAAGTTGCTTTTCATCATGCTACAAAGGATGAT GTGATAATTCACAATATTAGATTGCCTAAACAGAGTACTGTTGGAGATGTGATTAATGAACTTAAGACAAAG GTTGAGTTGTCTCATCCAAATGCAGAACTTAGACTGCTTGAAGTTTTCTCTCACAAGATTTATAAG ATCTTTCCACCCAGTGAAAAAATCGAGAATATAAATGACCAATACTGGACACTCCGTGCAGAGGAG ATTccagaagaagagaagaatcTTGGTCCCCATGATCGCTTGATTCATGTTTACCACTTCACAAAGGAGACTGTACAGAATCAGATg CAAGTACAAAATTTTGGTGAACCCTTTTTCTTGATCATCCATGAAGGCGAAACTCTTGCTGAAGTTAAAGAGCGCATACAAAAGAAATTGCAGGTTCCGGATGAGGAATTTTCAAAG TGGAAGTTTGCTTTTCTATCACTGGGTCGTCCAGAGTACCTGCAGGATTCTCACATTGTGTCCAGCCGTTTTCAG ACAAGAGATGTTTATGGTGCTTGGGAACAGTACCTTGGGCTGGAGCACTCTGATACTGCTCCTAAAAGGGCTTATGCAGCAAATCAG tcATAG
- the LOC117920235 gene encoding ubiquitin carboxyl-terminal hydrolase 12-like isoform X2 gives MEFNESQDLKNLKVAFHHATKDDVIIHNIRLPKQSTVGDVINELKTKVELSHPNAELRLLEVFYHKIYKIFPPSEKIENINDQYWTLRAEEIPEEEKNLGPHDRLIHVYHFTKETVQNQMQVQNFGEPFFLIIHEGETLAEVKERIQKKLQVPDEEFSKWKFAFLSLGRPEYLQDSHIVSSRFQTRDVYGAWEQYLGLEHSDTAPKRAYAANQVVHFRALERPKEDDFCLELSKLHNYDDVVERVARRLGLDDPSKIRLTSHNCYSQQPKPQPIKYRGVEHLSDMLVHYNQSSDILYYEVLDIPLPELQGWKNLKVAFHHATKDDVIIHNIRLPKQSTVGDVINELKTKVELSHPNAELRLLEVFSHKIYKIFPPSEKIENINDQYWTLRAEEIPEEEKNLGPHDRLIHVYHFTKETVQNQMQVQNFGEPFFLIIHEGETLAEVKERIQKKLQVPDEEFSKWKFAFLSLGRPEYLQDSHIVSSRFQTRDVYGAWEQYLGLEHSDTAPKRAYAANQCSKTDGTQSNRLLKRE, from the exons ATGGAGTTCAACG AATCGCAAGATCTGAAAAATCTGAAAGTTGCTTTTCATCATGCTACAAAGGATGAT GTGATAATTCACAATATTAGATTGCCTAAACAGAGTACTGTTGGAGATGTGATTAATGAACTTAAGACAAAG GTTGAGTTGTCTCATCCAAATGCAGAACTTAGACTGCTTGAAGTTTTCTATCACAAGATTTATAAG ATCTTTCCACCCAGTGAAAAAATCGAGAATATAAATGACCAATACTGGACACTCCGTGCAGAGGAG ATTccagaagaagagaagaatcTTGGTCCCCATGATCGCTTGATTCATGTTTACCACTTCACAAAGGAGACTGTACAGAATCAGATg CAAGTACAAAATTTTGGTGAACCCTTTTTCTTGATCATCCATGAAGGCGAAACTCTTGCTGAAGTTAAAGAGCGCATACAAAAGAAATTGCAGGTTCCGGATGAGGAATTTTCAAAG TGGAAGTTTGCTTTTCTATCACTGGGTCGTCCAGAGTACCTGCAGGATTCTCACATTGTGTCCAGCCGTTTTCAG ACAAGAGATGTTTATGGTGCTTGGGAACAGTACCTTGGGCTGGAGCACTCTGATACTGCTCCTAAAAGGGCTTATGCAGCAAATCAG GTTGTGCATTTTCGAGCTTTGGAGAGACCTAAGGAGGATGATTTCTGTCTAGAGTT GTCAAAGCTACACAATTATGATGATGTTGTGGAAAGAGTGGCTCGTAGACTTGGTTTGGATGATCCATCCAAAATCAGACTTACATCTCACAACTGCTATTCCCAGCAACCTAAGCCCCAACCAATTAAATATCGAGGTGTAGAGCATTTGTCAGACATGCTTGTGCATTACAATCAG AGTtctgatattttatattatgaagTTCTAGACATCCCTCTTCCAGAATTGCAAGGTTGGAAAAATCTGAAAGTTGCTTTTCATCATGCTACAAAGGATGAT GTGATAATTCACAATATTAGATTGCCTAAACAGAGTACTGTTGGAGATGTGATTAATGAACTTAAGACAAAG GTTGAGTTGTCTCATCCAAATGCAGAACTTAGACTGCTTGAAGTTTTCTCTCACAAGATTTATAAG ATCTTTCCACCCAGTGAAAAAATCGAGAATATAAATGACCAATACTGGACACTCCGTGCAGAGGAG ATTccagaagaagagaagaatcTTGGTCCCCATGATCGCTTGATTCATGTTTACCACTTCACAAAGGAGACTGTACAGAATCAGATg CAAGTACAAAATTTTGGTGAACCCTTTTTCTTGATCATCCATGAAGGCGAAACTCTTGCTGAAGTTAAAGAGCGCATACAAAAGAAATTGCAGGTTCCGGATGAGGAATTTTCAAAG TGGAAGTTTGCTTTTCTATCACTGGGTCGTCCAGAGTACCTGCAGGATTCTCACATTGTGTCCAGCCGTTTTCAG ACAAGAGATGTTTATGGTGCTTGGGAACAGTACCTTGGGCTGGAGCACTCTGATACTGCTCCTAAAAGGGCTTATGCAGCAAATCAG TGTTCGAAGACTGACGGCACCCAATCTAATAGATTATTAAAGAGAGAATAA